In the Mauremys mutica isolate MM-2020 ecotype Southern chromosome 13, ASM2049712v1, whole genome shotgun sequence genome, one interval contains:
- the PSMF1 gene encoding proteasome inhibitor PI31 subunit isoform X2: protein MAGLELLYASQAPGLSRPQDSLLCFVHWQLVTHQYRALGTGDQPGPNERKSELLPAGWNADKDLYTLRYKSMDDRHELLLKAIMVDTSMILNVMDCSSKQVADLTLTVADYIDPEHLADFHRVYKNIEELQTRVVTGIISPLQAPKEKGDPKKEAKPEKTVPPASTEDYDPLRIPPWQPLGGRQPSWPDPRDPFAVGGEDLDPFGGRRGGMIADPLRSRFRRPLIDPSSGLPNRLPPGAVPPGARFDPFGPGGGRPAGPDPDHLPPPGYDDMFM from the exons ATGGCCGGCCTGGAGCTGCTCTACGCCTCGCAGGCGCCCGGCCTCTCCCGCCCGCAGGACTCGCTGCTCTGCTTCGTGCACTGGCAGCTGGTCACGCACCAGTACCGCGCGCTGGGCACCGGGGACCAG CCGGGTCCCAATGAAAGGAAGTCGGAGCTGCTGCCGGCCGGGTGGAATGCCGACAAGGACCTGTACACGCTGCGATACAAGTCCATGGACGACCGCCACGAGCTCCTGCTGAAGGCGATCATGGTGGACACCAGCATGATTCTCAACGTCATG GATTGCAGCTCCAAGCAGGTGGCTGATTTGACCTTGACCGTGGCAGATTACATCGACCCGGAGCACTTGGCTGATTTCCACAG GGTGTACAAGAACATCGAGGAGCTGCAGACCAGGGTTGTCACAGGCATCATCTCTCCGTTGCAGGCTCCCAAAGAGAAGGGTGACCCCAAAAAGGAGGCCAAGCCTGAGAAGACGGTCCCGCCTGCCTCCACTGAGGATTATGACCCCTTGAGGATTCCTCCCTGGCAGCCTCTGGGTGGCCGGCAGCCATCCTG GCCTGATCCCCGGGACCCCTTTGCTGTGGGTGGAGAGGACCTGGACCCCTTTGG gGGCCGGAGGGGCGGTATGATCGCCGATCCACTCCGCTCCAGATTTCGAAGGCCTCTTATCGACCCATCGTCAGGTCTCCCAAACAGGCTTCCTCCTGGGGCTGTTCCCCCAGGTGCCAGATTCGACCCATTTGGACCAGGGGGCGGCCGTCCTGCAGG GCCAGACCCAGATCACCTCCCCCCTCCGGGGTACGACGACATGTTCATGTGA
- the TMEM74B gene encoding transmembrane protein 74B: protein MATSCPLELSRLGQGAGGCSAPRTAPTAGLDNASYQAPEEEETWFRSGGEAGSGPRGGAARARAQRGDLSPRSEDGPPPEPAGHSVDYGFVSALIFLVSGIVLVVIAYSVPREPRVDPAAVTAREMERLEMYYARLGSHLDRCIIAGLGLLTLGGLLLSGLLLVSMYKGELYRRRTFPGSRGPRKTYGSINLRLRQLNGDGGQALVENEVIQVTESTTISQGS from the coding sequence ATGGCGacttcctgccccctggagcTGAGCCGCCTCGGGCAGGGCGCCGGGGGCTGCTCAGCACCGCGGACAGCTCCCACCGCCGGCCTGGACAACGCCTCCTACCAGGCGCCGGAGGAAGAGGAAACCTGGTTCCGGAGCGGCGGGGAGGCGGGGAGCGGCCCCCGGGGAGGCGCCGCCCGGGCCAGGGCGCAGCGGGGAGACCTCTCGCCCAGGTCGGAGGATGGGCCCCCGCCAGAGCCCGCCGGCCACTCCGTGGACTATGGGTTCGTCTCGGCCTTGATCTTCCTCGTGAGCGGGATCGTGCTGGTGGTGATCGCCTACAGCGTCCCCCGGGAGCCCCGGGTGGACCCCGCCGCAGTGACGGCCCGGGAGATGGAGAGGCTGGAGATGTACTACGCGCGCCTGGGCTCCCACCTGGACAGGTGTATCATCGCGGGGCTGGGCCTGCTGACgctgggggggctgctgctctccggGCTGCTGCTGGTCTCCATGTACAAGGGGGAGCTGTACCGCAGGCGGACCTTCCCGGGCTCCCGGGGGCCAAGGAAAACCTACGGATCTATAAACCTGAGACTGAGACAGCTCAATGGCGACGGGGGACAAGCCTTGGTAGAGAATGAAGTCATCCAGGTGACAGAGTCCACAACCATCAGCCAGGGTTCTTAG
- the PSMF1 gene encoding proteasome inhibitor PI31 subunit isoform X3 — MDDRHELLLKAIMVDTSMILNVMDCSSKQVADLTLTVADYIDPEHLADFHRVYKNIEELQTRVVTGIISPLQAPKEKGDPKKEAKPEKTVPPASTEDYDPLRIPPWQPLGGRQPSWPDPRDPFAVGGEDLDPFGIQRLQLRSYSMRTVHSMTELQGAEGPEGRYDRRSTPLQISKASYRPIVRSPKQASSWGCSPRCQIRPIWTRGRPSCRARPRSPPPSGVRRHVHVTSLREKRLFPTFPLFGRLSSVVAFAPGTRVFPCTADQL; from the exons ATGGACGACCGCCACGAGCTCCTGCTGAAGGCGATCATGGTGGACACCAGCATGATTCTCAACGTCATG GATTGCAGCTCCAAGCAGGTGGCTGATTTGACCTTGACCGTGGCAGATTACATCGACCCGGAGCACTTGGCTGATTTCCACAG GGTGTACAAGAACATCGAGGAGCTGCAGACCAGGGTTGTCACAGGCATCATCTCTCCGTTGCAGGCTCCCAAAGAGAAGGGTGACCCCAAAAAGGAGGCCAAGCCTGAGAAGACGGTCCCGCCTGCCTCCACTGAGGATTATGACCCCTTGAGGATTCCTCCCTGGCAGCCTCTGGGTGGCCGGCAGCCATCCTG GCCTGATCCCCGGGACCCCTTTGCTGTGGGTGGAGAGGACCTGGACCCCTTTGG CATccagaggctccagctgagatcatACAGTATGAGGACAGTGCACAGCATGACAGAGCTGCAAGGAGCTGAG gGGCCGGAGGGGCGGTATGATCGCCGATCCACTCCGCTCCAGATTTCGAAGGCCTCTTATCGACCCATCGTCAGGTCTCCCAAACAGGCTTCCTCCTGGGGCTGTTCCCCCAGGTGCCAGATTCGACCCATTTGGACCAGGGGGCGGCCGTCCTGCAGG GCCAGACCCAGATCACCTCCCCCCTCCGGGGTACGACGACATGTTCATGTGACTTCACTGAGAGAGAAGCGCCTTTTCCCCACCTTTCCCCTTTTTGGAAGACTCTCGTCAGTTGTAGCGTTCGCCCCGGGCACTAGAGTCTTTCCCTGCACTGCAGATCAGCTGTAA
- the PSMF1 gene encoding proteasome inhibitor PI31 subunit isoform X1: MAGLELLYASQAPGLSRPQDSLLCFVHWQLVTHQYRALGTGDQPGPNERKSELLPAGWNADKDLYTLRYKSMDDRHELLLKAIMVDTSMILNVMDCSSKQVADLTLTVADYIDPEHLADFHRVYKNIEELQTRVVTGIISPLQAPKEKGDPKKEAKPEKTVPPASTEDYDPLRIPPWQPLGGRQPSWPDPRDPFAVGGEDLDPFGIQRLQLRSYSMRTVHSMTELQGAEGPEGRYDRRSTPLQISKASYRPIVRSPKQASSWGCSPRCQIRPIWTRGRPSCRARPRSPPPSGVRRHVHVTSLREKRLFPTFPLFGRLSSVVAFAPGTRVFPCTADQL, encoded by the exons ATGGCCGGCCTGGAGCTGCTCTACGCCTCGCAGGCGCCCGGCCTCTCCCGCCCGCAGGACTCGCTGCTCTGCTTCGTGCACTGGCAGCTGGTCACGCACCAGTACCGCGCGCTGGGCACCGGGGACCAG CCGGGTCCCAATGAAAGGAAGTCGGAGCTGCTGCCGGCCGGGTGGAATGCCGACAAGGACCTGTACACGCTGCGATACAAGTCCATGGACGACCGCCACGAGCTCCTGCTGAAGGCGATCATGGTGGACACCAGCATGATTCTCAACGTCATG GATTGCAGCTCCAAGCAGGTGGCTGATTTGACCTTGACCGTGGCAGATTACATCGACCCGGAGCACTTGGCTGATTTCCACAG GGTGTACAAGAACATCGAGGAGCTGCAGACCAGGGTTGTCACAGGCATCATCTCTCCGTTGCAGGCTCCCAAAGAGAAGGGTGACCCCAAAAAGGAGGCCAAGCCTGAGAAGACGGTCCCGCCTGCCTCCACTGAGGATTATGACCCCTTGAGGATTCCTCCCTGGCAGCCTCTGGGTGGCCGGCAGCCATCCTG GCCTGATCCCCGGGACCCCTTTGCTGTGGGTGGAGAGGACCTGGACCCCTTTGG CATccagaggctccagctgagatcatACAGTATGAGGACAGTGCACAGCATGACAGAGCTGCAAGGAGCTGAG gGGCCGGAGGGGCGGTATGATCGCCGATCCACTCCGCTCCAGATTTCGAAGGCCTCTTATCGACCCATCGTCAGGTCTCCCAAACAGGCTTCCTCCTGGGGCTGTTCCCCCAGGTGCCAGATTCGACCCATTTGGACCAGGGGGCGGCCGTCCTGCAGG GCCAGACCCAGATCACCTCCCCCCTCCGGGGTACGACGACATGTTCATGTGACTTCACTGAGAGAGAAGCGCCTTTTCCCCACCTTTCCCCTTTTTGGAAGACTCTCGTCAGTTGTAGCGTTCGCCCCGGGCACTAGAGTCTTTCCCTGCACTGCAGATCAGCTGTAA